One stretch of Trichocoleus sp. DNA includes these proteins:
- a CDS encoding peptide ligase PGM1-related protein: protein MQSPSLSAVTHSEQIEQFHQLQAQLRERWQTVDQFDQGDCDVVVVPSLSLDQQELKKIKGVHHYEERLLFSLIRLRNPRTRLIYITSQPIHSSVIEYYLQMLPGVPFSHARDRLLFFCTYDASLKPLTQKILERPRLMARIQQVIRQGRTYMTCFNSTTLERDLAVRLGIPMLAVDPDLLYWGTKSGSREIFQESNIPFPDGSELVRSIDELAIEASHLWERQPHLKRMVIKLNEGFSGGGNALLDLRPLQTVAPGMASAADRIAAIRQRFPALSFQCDTNWANFSSQIPELGAITEAFIEGEVKRSPSVQGRITPLGTVEIISTHDQILGGPDGQVFLGCRFPADESYRLQLQDYGMKVGKALAAKGALERFSLDFIAVQQPDRPHDPWDLQAIEINLRKGGTTHPFMTLKLLTYGRYDYPTGLFYNQQGKPKSYIATDNLHKDSYYGLLPGDLMDIIAQHQLHFNSTTETGTVFHLIGCLSEFGKLGLTSIGNSAQEAEDIYHRVIAALDEETRNSYAVDDAISPVAFPTAWQSRS from the coding sequence ATGCAAAGTCCATCGTTGTCTGCTGTGACCCATTCCGAACAGATTGAACAATTTCATCAGCTCCAGGCTCAACTCCGCGAACGATGGCAGACAGTTGATCAATTTGATCAGGGTGATTGTGATGTCGTGGTCGTTCCGTCTCTCAGCCTTGACCAACAAGAGCTAAAGAAGATCAAAGGCGTTCATCATTATGAAGAGCGATTGCTTTTTTCGCTGATCCGGCTGCGAAATCCCCGGACTCGCCTGATCTACATCACCTCACAACCCATTCACTCGAGCGTCATCGAATATTATTTGCAAATGCTGCCTGGTGTACCCTTCTCCCATGCACGCGATCGGCTGCTGTTCTTCTGTACCTACGATGCCTCGCTCAAACCACTAACTCAGAAGATTCTGGAGCGTCCTCGGTTAATGGCCCGCATTCAACAGGTCATCCGGCAAGGGCGAACCTATATGACCTGCTTTAACTCCACTACGCTAGAACGAGATCTGGCAGTGCGCCTTGGTATTCCCATGCTGGCAGTTGATCCAGATCTGCTTTACTGGGGCACAAAAAGCGGCAGCCGAGAAATCTTTCAAGAATCTAACATTCCCTTTCCAGATGGCAGCGAGTTAGTTCGGAGCATTGATGAGTTGGCGATCGAAGCGTCTCATTTATGGGAACGACAGCCACACCTGAAGCGAATGGTAATCAAGCTCAACGAAGGCTTTTCTGGGGGTGGGAATGCGCTGCTCGATCTGCGTCCCCTCCAAACAGTTGCACCAGGGATGGCTTCTGCTGCCGATCGGATTGCTGCCATTCGTCAGCGGTTTCCAGCGCTCAGTTTTCAGTGTGATACCAATTGGGCAAACTTTAGCAGCCAAATTCCGGAGTTGGGGGCAATCACGGAAGCCTTTATTGAAGGAGAAGTCAAACGCTCGCCTAGCGTCCAGGGACGAATTACGCCTTTGGGCACAGTTGAAATTATCTCAACCCATGATCAAATTCTGGGTGGACCCGATGGACAAGTCTTTCTAGGCTGTCGGTTCCCGGCGGATGAGTCCTATCGGCTGCAGCTGCAAGACTATGGCATGAAAGTGGGCAAAGCCCTCGCTGCAAAAGGTGCATTAGAGCGATTTAGTCTCGATTTTATTGCGGTGCAGCAACCCGATCGTCCTCATGATCCCTGGGATTTACAGGCGATCGAAATTAACCTGCGAAAGGGCGGCACAACCCATCCATTTATGACGCTCAAACTCTTGACCTACGGACGCTACGATTATCCCACTGGACTTTTCTACAACCAGCAAGGCAAACCCAAGTCCTACATTGCCACAGACAACCTGCATAAAGACTCGTACTATGGGCTGCTGCCAGGTGACCTAATGGACATCATCGCCCAGCATCAGCTTCACTTCAACAGCACCACCGAAACCGGAACTGTTTTTCATCTGATCGGCTGCCTTTCTGAGTTTGGCAAGTTAGGATTGACCAGTATTGGCAATTCTGCTCAAGAAGCGGAGGACATTTATCATCGGGTCATCGCTGCGTTAGATGAAGAAACCCGAAACAGTTATGCAGTCGATGATGCAATATCTCCAGTGGCATTTCCGACAGCATGGCAGAGCCGTTCTTAA
- a CDS encoding anti-sigma regulatory factor: MKTELHVPSDLKFLDIVEHWLLHSLELELQDLVDWQRQASRLRLVLVEAYSNVVRHAHRDQPNLPVLIRVELKERDLHLEIWDHGKGFDLSTYLPPAPDDRQEGGYGWLILNRLMDRVEYRLQVNGRNCLMLDATLPEKVSSPAQSS; encoded by the coding sequence ATGAAAACAGAGTTGCACGTCCCAAGCGACCTGAAATTCTTGGATATTGTGGAACACTGGCTGTTGCATTCTCTAGAACTAGAACTGCAAGACCTGGTGGACTGGCAGCGTCAGGCAAGCCGCCTCAGACTCGTATTAGTCGAGGCCTATTCCAACGTAGTGCGTCATGCTCATCGCGACCAACCCAACTTACCCGTGTTGATTCGGGTTGAACTGAAAGAGCGGGATCTGCACCTCGAAATCTGGGATCACGGCAAAGGGTTTGACCTTTCCACTTACCTTCCGCCCGCCCCAGACGATCGCCAGGAAGGAGGCTATGGCTGGCTCATTTTAAACCGCTTAATGGATCGAGTCGAGTATCGACTTCAGGTTAACGGGCGCAACTGCCTCATGCTCGATGCGACACTGCCCGAGAAAGTAAGCAGTCCGGCTCAATCTTCCTGA